Proteins from one Pseudomonas sp. KBS0710 genomic window:
- the fecE gene encoding Fe(3+) dicitrate ABC transporter ATP-binding protein FecE, with product MSILQAHQLDIGYGATRIVQGLSFAPPTGRVTALIGPNGCGKSTLLKAFARILKPTQGELTLYGHAYASLSARQLARQIAFLPQVLPVPEGVSVRQLVAYGRSPHNSLWGRLSGNDQTQVTQAMQRLELENLTDRALADLSGGQRQRAWLAMVLAQNAPVVLLDEPTTYLDISHQVELLDLMGELAAEGKTVITVLHDINQACRYADHLAVMHAGKLVADGTPAQVISAELMRQVFDVQVQILQEPISGTPMCLVEKSTRTHA from the coding sequence ATGAGTATTTTGCAGGCACACCAACTCGACATCGGCTACGGCGCTACGCGTATCGTGCAGGGCCTATCGTTTGCACCGCCGACAGGTCGCGTCACCGCGCTGATCGGCCCCAACGGCTGTGGCAAGTCCACCTTGCTCAAGGCGTTTGCGCGCATCCTCAAACCCACCCAGGGCGAGTTGACCCTGTATGGCCACGCCTACGCCAGCTTGTCCGCGCGCCAACTGGCGCGGCAGATCGCATTTTTACCGCAGGTATTGCCGGTGCCGGAAGGCGTCAGCGTGCGCCAGCTGGTCGCCTATGGCCGCAGCCCGCATAACTCATTGTGGGGGCGCCTGAGCGGCAACGATCAAACCCAGGTGACCCAAGCCATGCAACGCCTGGAACTGGAAAACCTCACCGACCGCGCGTTGGCGGACTTGTCCGGCGGCCAGCGCCAGCGCGCCTGGCTGGCCATGGTGCTGGCGCAAAACGCGCCAGTGGTGCTGCTCGACGAACCCACCACTTACCTCGATATCAGCCATCAGGTCGAACTGCTCGACCTGATGGGCGAACTGGCCGCCGAGGGCAAAACCGTGATCACCGTGCTGCACGACATCAACCAGGCCTGCCGCTACGCCGATCACTTGGCAGTGATGCACGCCGGCAAGCTGGTGGCTGACGGCACGCCCGCCCAGGTGATCAGCGCCGAGCTGATGCGCCAGGTGTTCGACGTGCAGGTGCAGATCCTGCAGGAGCCCATTTCCGGCACGCCTATGTGCCTGGTGGAAAAAAGCACCCGCACCCACGCCTGA